The Oceanococcus sp. HetDA_MAG_MS8 DNA segment TCGAGCCCATCTTTCGCAAGTACGGCGGTCGTCCGCACTGGGGCAAGATGCACAACCTCAGCAGCCGGGACTGCGCAGAGCTGTATCCACGCTGGCAAGACTTTGCCCGCCTGCGCGCCGAGCTGGACCCCCAAGGGCGCATGCTCAACGACCACCTGCGGCAACTCTTCGGCCTGCCCGCGTGAGTCTGCCGATTTACCAACGGCTGCCGGGTATTGAGGCCGTGCTGCCCAGCCTGGGGCTGGCCCAGTTACCCACGCCAGTGCAGAACTGGGAAGTGGATGGCCAAGCCTTGCTGATCAAGCGGGATGATCTGAGCAACCCGCTCTACGGTGGCAACAAGGTGCGCAAGCTGGATTTGATTCTGGCGGCGGCCCAAGCACGCGGCACGCGGCGCATCGTCACCTTTGGCGGCCTGGGTACCCATCACGGTCTGGCCACTGCCTTGTTCTGCGCCAAGATGGGTCTGGACTGCGAGGTGCTGCTTTTCGATCAACCGATTACCCCTGCCGTGCAGGAGGGCTTGCGCCTGCTGGCCGGCAGCGGCGCCACCCTGCGCCATACCGGTTCGGTGGCCCGTACCCTGGCCACCTTTTATCTGCATCCGCGTTATCGCGTGCCCGGCGTAGAAAGGCTCTTCGCCGGTGGTTCCAACCACCTGGGTGTGCTGGCCTTCGTCAATGCCGCGCTAGAGCTGCAAGATCAGATCGCCGCTGGCGACTGCCCCCGCCCGGCTGCCGTGTATTGCCCGGTGGGTTCGCAATCCACCTTTGCCGGGCTCTGCCTGGGAATGGCTCTTACTGAGAATCCCATCCCCGTGGTGGGTGTGCGGGTGGCCGATGCCAAGCTCGGCCCCTTTGCCGCCTGTGACGAATCCACCGTGACCGCGCTCATGCGTCGCACCTTGCGTTGGCTGAAGGGGCAGGGTGTTAACTGGCCTGCTGGACTCCCGCAGCTCGTGATGGAACATCAGTGGATTGGTGGCGGTTACGGTCATCCTACCGAAGCCGCTCAGCAAGCCAGTGCCGCCTTTGCCCAGGCCGGCGCTCCGGAGCTGGACCCCACCTATACGGCCAAAACCGCCGCTGCGGTACTTTCAGCATCGCGTCGGGCCGCTGGGCCACCGGTGTTGTATTGGCATACGCTCAATTCGGCAGTGTTGTCGGTGCCGGATGATGATCAAGTCACCTGCGCCTTACCCGATAGCTGCCGGCCCTTCTTAGGTGCCGTTTGAGTCCTGGCTAGGAGTGATGCACCAGCATGCCGATGGCCATTGCGGAGACGGTCCATCATCGATTGGCCACAGGCGAAGGCTACGGTGGTAGAAGTGGTCGCCTAGGGCAGAACTGCGTCTAGTGAGGGGCGCGGTCTTATTCTTGCGCCGTCTCTGAGGTTCTGGCTCGGGTAGCTCACCACCTTGTCACCAGCGTTTAAGCCCTGCAGAACTTGAGCGCGTACTTCATTGCTGTGCCCAATACTGACCGGGGACAAGCGCACTCGACCCGCGTCCGCAAGGTATACCGCCCAGCGCCCAGGTTGTCCGACCAAAGCGCTCACCGGCACGCTGAGCACATCGGGATGCTGCCAGATGGTGATCGCGGCGAAGACATGAAAGCCATGGCCCAGGCCCCTGCGTTGTTCACGTGGCGAGCTTAAGTCCACTATGACATCCACGCGCTGCTCTTCGATGCCCAAGGCGGATACCTTGGTTCGCCCTCGTGGTTCGATTCGCCGTACAGTGCCCCGTAACTCTCCCGGTGCACCCCAGTCGCTGATTCGAACCTGGGCTCCGGGCTGCACCTTGACCGCATCCGTCGAGAGCAGATCGACCACCACCTCCAAATCCTGCGGGTCGCCGATCTCAATGAGTGGCGCGCCCATGGTGACCGTGGTTTCACTTTCTTCCAGAACATTCAAGATGCGACCGCTAATGGGGGCCACTAATGCCAGCGTTAACTGTGAATCTGCCCCAGGTTTGATCTCGGGGGAATGCAGCAGGGCCTGGGCGCGTTCTAGGTTGGCTTGATGAACGCCTACACTGGCCCTCGCAGTCTCCAAAGTGGCGGTAGCCGTACGCGCCGACAACTCTGCGGTTTCCAGCTCGGCCTTGGCCAGTGAACCTTTCGCGGCGAGCTTGCGTGCGCGATCTGCGTCGACCTGGGCGTGAGCTGCATGCGCCTGAGCGCTACGGAGTTCTGCGTGAGCCAATTCCAATTGTGCCTGGGCACTGCGAACTTGAGCTGCGGCTTGGCTTTGAAGGCGGGTGTCGAGAAGGCCCGGCGTAGCGGGGAGGATGCGCGCGACAATGGTTTCGCCCTGAACCACTGTGTCCCCGACGCTGGCCTGAATTCTGAGCAGTGTTCCGGCGACGGGTGCAGACACGCGATACACGTTGCGCACACGCGTGATGCCATTGTCGCGGATGGCGATACCTAGTGGAGCGCGCTGAACCGTCGCCAACTCCACCACCACGGGCTGTGGGCGAAACGAGTATGCCAACAAGGCGATGAGAAGTAGAGCCAGACCAATCATCACCGTATTCCGAATGCGGGTGGGCTTGCTGCTGTGCGCCATGGTCATTGCTCCGGGTTATTCGCGGGTTTTGAGCACCGCAATCAGGTCCAATTGATCGATTCGCCGGCGTACGATCAATGCTGAGAGAGATGTGGCGAGCACAATCACGAGCAAAGAAAAGCCCATCGTGCTGGCCGAAACGGTAAGAGGCATACGGAACATTTCAGTATTGAGTGCGATTGTCATTCCCCATGCTTGCAGCCAGCCCAGGCCTGCTCCCAAAGGGAGTGCAATGATGGTGAGCAGGGCCAGCTCCCCGAGCAGGATGTAGGAAACGTCGGCTCGTGAGAGGCCGAGTACGCGCAGGCTGGCCAGCTCACGACCTCGCTCAGAAAGCGATATGCGGGCGTTGTTGTACACCACGCCT contains these protein-coding regions:
- a CDS encoding HlyD family efflux transporter periplasmic adaptor subunit, which translates into the protein MAHSSKPTRIRNTVMIGLALLLIALLAYSFRPQPVVVELATVQRAPLGIAIRDNGITRVRNVYRVSAPVAGTLLRIQASVGDTVVQGETIVARILPATPGLLDTRLQSQAAAQVRSAQAQLELAHAELRSAQAHAAHAQVDADRARKLAAKGSLAKAELETAELSARTATATLETARASVGVHQANLERAQALLHSPEIKPGADSQLTLALVAPISGRILNVLEESETTVTMGAPLIEIGDPQDLEVVVDLLSTDAVKVQPGAQVRISDWGAPGELRGTVRRIEPRGRTKVSALGIEEQRVDVIVDLSSPREQRRGLGHGFHVFAAITIWQHPDVLSVPVSALVGQPGRWAVYLADAGRVRLSPVSIGHSNEVRAQVLQGLNAGDKVVSYPSQNLRDGARIRPRPSLDAVLP
- a CDS encoding pyridoxal-phosphate dependent enzyme, translating into MSLPIYQRLPGIEAVLPSLGLAQLPTPVQNWEVDGQALLIKRDDLSNPLYGGNKVRKLDLILAAAQARGTRRIVTFGGLGTHHGLATALFCAKMGLDCEVLLFDQPITPAVQEGLRLLAGSGATLRHTGSVARTLATFYLHPRYRVPGVERLFAGGSNHLGVLAFVNAALELQDQIAAGDCPRPAAVYCPVGSQSTFAGLCLGMALTENPIPVVGVRVADAKLGPFAACDESTVTALMRRTLRWLKGQGVNWPAGLPQLVMEHQWIGGGYGHPTEAAQQASAAFAQAGAPELDPTYTAKTAAAVLSASRRAAGPPVLYWHTLNSAVLSVPDDDQVTCALPDSCRPFLGAV